A portion of the Candidatus Methylomirabilota bacterium genome contains these proteins:
- a CDS encoding adenylate/guanylate cyclase domain-containing protein, protein MSQKASATAAEPTPPTPRPRGMRLPLKVKLSLVIIALVFLTVSLVSAFLIRQEQLTLTAEMTKRGLTIAENLSAGAKSSLLASDELTLNVLVKDAMKDPDVAYVAIADENGTVLAHSDVGEIGKPITRPAGLEQLGSEPLVRMYKTNKGEVIDFAMPLVFSDTPVGALYLGFSKQTITNALAHAFWRAVVITGAMVVVGVLGAIGLSNLLSRPIFRLVRGTRAIAEGDFNVALPVTSRDELGTLTESFNQMARSLREKEMIKHAFTRYVAREVVEEILKDPEHLVLTGERREATVLFCDIRGFTPLSERMSPEDVVLLLNEFYALMIETVFKHDGTLDKFLGDAVMAVFGAPIAHPDHAVRAVRTAIAMQEGITALNEARAKEGKERIQVGIGVSVGEVVAGTVGSGERMEYTVIGDSVNLASRLESNAKPGRILISERTYDKVRNLVEVVPLGPIKVKGKEEQVEVFELVGHRGRA, encoded by the coding sequence ATGAGCCAGAAGGCGTCCGCGACGGCCGCGGAGCCCACCCCCCCGACCCCCCGCCCGCGCGGCATGCGGCTGCCCCTCAAGGTCAAGCTGAGCCTCGTCATCATCGCCCTGGTCTTCCTCACCGTCAGCCTCGTCAGCGCCTTCCTCATTCGCCAGGAGCAGCTGACGCTGACCGCGGAGATGACCAAGCGTGGCCTCACCATCGCCGAGAATCTCTCCGCGGGGGCGAAGAGCTCGCTCCTCGCCTCGGACGAGCTGACACTCAACGTGCTCGTGAAGGACGCGATGAAGGATCCCGACGTGGCCTACGTGGCCATCGCGGACGAGAACGGCACCGTGCTCGCGCACTCCGACGTGGGTGAGATCGGCAAGCCGATCACGCGGCCCGCCGGGCTCGAGCAGCTCGGCAGCGAGCCTCTCGTCCGCATGTACAAGACCAACAAGGGCGAGGTGATCGACTTCGCGATGCCGCTGGTCTTCAGCGACACGCCGGTCGGCGCCCTCTACCTCGGCTTCTCCAAGCAGACGATCACCAACGCGCTCGCGCACGCCTTCTGGCGCGCCGTCGTCATCACCGGCGCCATGGTCGTCGTGGGCGTGCTCGGGGCCATCGGCCTCTCGAACCTCCTGTCGCGGCCCATCTTCCGCCTCGTGCGCGGGACGCGCGCCATCGCCGAGGGCGACTTCAACGTCGCGCTGCCGGTGACCTCCCGCGACGAGCTCGGCACGCTCACCGAGTCCTTCAACCAGATGGCCCGGAGCCTCCGCGAGAAGGAGATGATCAAGCACGCCTTCACGCGCTACGTCGCCCGCGAGGTGGTGGAGGAGATACTCAAGGACCCCGAGCATCTCGTGCTCACCGGCGAGCGGCGCGAGGCCACCGTGCTCTTCTGCGACATCCGCGGGTTCACCCCGCTGTCGGAGCGGATGTCGCCGGAAGACGTGGTGCTCCTCCTCAACGAGTTCTACGCGCTGATGATCGAGACCGTCTTCAAGCACGACGGGACGCTCGACAAGTTCCTCGGTGACGCGGTGATGGCGGTGTTCGGCGCGCCCATCGCGCACCCCGACCACGCGGTGCGCGCGGTACGCACGGCCATCGCCATGCAGGAGGGGATCACCGCCCTCAACGAGGCGCGCGCCAAGGAAGGCAAGGAGCGCATCCAGGTGGGCATCGGCGTCAGCGTGGGCGAGGTCGTGGCGGGCACGGTGGGCTCGGGTGAGCGCATGGAGTACACCGTCATCGGCGACAGCGTGAACCTCGCCTCGCGGCTCGAGTCCAACGCCAAGCCCGGCCGCATCCTCATCAGCGAGCGCACCTACGACAAGGTGCGGAACCTCGTCGAGGTCGTGCCGCTGGGGCCCATCAAGGTGAAGGGCAAGGAGGAGCAGGTGGAGGTCTTCGAGCTGGTCGGGCACCGGGGGCGCGCGTGA
- the thpR gene encoding RNA 2',3'-cyclic phosphodiesterase — translation MPRAFIALLLTEDARTAVAAEVDRLRPLGRAVAWVPPANLHLTLYFLGNQHDARLEDALGAIGEAAAASAPFEVGLHGLGAFPGLERPRIFWVGVAEGALAARALQARLVAGLVARGFPPESRPWHPHLTIGRVADERRWRRDDPAALRQAVARVGSVAVARLPITALSLMKSDLHPTGARYTELASRPLGCRPC, via the coding sequence ATGCCGCGTGCCTTCATCGCGCTGCTCCTGACCGAGGACGCGCGCACGGCCGTCGCCGCCGAGGTGGACCGCCTGCGCCCGCTGGGGCGGGCGGTGGCGTGGGTGCCGCCGGCCAACCTCCACCTCACGCTCTACTTCCTGGGCAATCAGCACGACGCGCGGCTCGAGGACGCGCTCGGGGCCATCGGGGAGGCCGCGGCGGCCAGCGCGCCCTTCGAGGTCGGGCTCCACGGGCTCGGGGCGTTCCCGGGCCTCGAGCGGCCCCGCATCTTCTGGGTGGGGGTGGCGGAGGGGGCGCTGGCTGCCCGGGCGCTTCAGGCCCGGCTGGTGGCGGGGCTCGTGGCGCGGGGCTTTCCCCCGGAGAGCCGGCCCTGGCACCCCCACCTCACCATCGGGCGGGTCGCGGACGAGCGCCGCTGGCGCCGGGACGACCCGGCGGCCCTCCGGCAGGCGGTGGCGCGGGTGGGGAGCGTTGCGGTCGCTCGTCTCCCGATCACCGCGCTCTCGTTGATGAAAAGCGATCTCCACCCCACCGGCGCGCGGTACACGGAGCTCGCGAGCCGCCCCCTTGGGTGCCGCCCATGTTGA